The following nucleotide sequence is from candidate division WOR-3 bacterium.
AATCCAAAATTTCGTCTTTCCGAACATCTAATAACGGTCGAACAAACGGCAGCTTCACTGGTGGGATTGACTGGAGTCCAATATTGCCACTACCCCGCACCAGATTCAAAAAAAATGTCTCCACTACATCATCCAGATGATGACCAAGCACAATCCGCGCAGCCCCAATCTTCCGGGCATATTCCTGCAATGCCTGATAGCGACGGACCCGAGCTTCCGCCTCCAGTCCCTTATCAGTTTTGGGAACCTTGATTTTTATAATTGCAAAATCACAGTCATATTTTTTCGCATAATAGGCAGTGAGTTCTTCCTCTGTTTTCAAAGCACCCCGGGGTCGCAGACCATGATTTACATAGACCAGAGTAAAGTCGATCTTCCCTGCATAAATCTCCTTCAAAACATCAAGGAGACAAACAGAATCTGGTCCAGCAGAGAACGCAAGCACCGCCTTTTTGACTCCCTGAAACATTTTGTGGGTCTCAATGGTATTTTTTACTCTGAATACAAAATTTTTCAATCCCATTCTCCCCTCAAGGACCAGCTCAATTGTTAGCCTTCCTCCTGTTTTTCTCTCATCGCAGTCTTCAACTGTATCTCCAATCTTTTTAATAAATCAAGCAAATCCACTATCTCCTGAAAATTGTCCGGTAATTCATTGAGCATTTTATTCAAGGCATTGCGGGAAAGATCTATACCTTTCTGGATCACCTGGAGAGTAGCTTCTTCTTCCATGCGTCGGGCCTCCGGATCAAAGAATTCATCATCAAAAGAGCTAACCAATCTCCCGGTTTTTGCTACCAGTAGTGTATGATACCAGACAAAATCCTCAAATGCCTCTTTTAATGTTTCAGGTATTCCTTGGGCTTCCAGATCGGCTATAATTTTGTGGGCACGCTGGAAATAATCATAGGCAAGATTATAGACTAAATAATTATGAGGGTCAGGTGTTTTTGAATTTACTATTTCACCAAGTTCAATTCCCTGTTCTAAAGCTGCCTGTTCTATCATCTTCTGGGTTTTTTCAAATATTTCCTTCAAATCATTCAAAAAAATTTCTGGATCGTTCGGATCTTCGCCTTTTAAATAATGCTGTAAAATCCGTTCTTGATTCTCTTTGTAAACCCGACAATCGGCCTGTTCAGCACACCGGTCACAACGGTAATCACAATAATTATAAGGACCGAGTTTGAATTTTTTTGTCATTAAATAAATATACCCAAGTTTTTGTCCACGTCAACAATCATTTGCTTGACATGGACGAAAAAATAAATATTATATTCCACAAGGAGGCTACCTTTGGCATTCAACATCGGCAATTTCTTTAAGAATTTAAGAAGCCATTTTTTAAGTGATGTGGCAATAGATTTGGGGACCTGCACCACCTTAATTTATGTCCATGGCCGGGGTATCGTCCTTAACGAACCAACGGTCGTGGCGGTGGATATCAAAACCAAGAAATGCGTTGCAGTAGGCGAAGAAGCCAAACGGATGCTTGGTAAGACTCCCGAGGATATCCGGGCAATCCGGCCGATGAAGGATGGGGTGATCGCTGATTTTGAAATGGTGGAACTGCTCCTGCGCGCCTTTATTGAAAAAATTCAGCAAAAGAAACTCTTCACCCGACCTCGCGTGATCATCTGCGTGCCATCAGGTATTACTGAGGTTGAGAAAAGAGCTGTGCGGGATTCGGTAGAAGCAGCTGGGGCAAGGGAAGTATACCTTGTCTCGGAACCGATCGCAGCAGCCATCGGCATAAATCTTCCGGTCCATCTACCTCAGGGGAATATGATCATCGATATCGGTGGAGGTACTACCGAAATCGCAGTCATTGCCCTTTCCGGGATTGTTACTAACAACTCAATCCGGGTCGCTGGGGACGAAATGGACGATGCCATCGTCCAGTATATCAAAAAAAATTATAATCTCATAATTGGGGAACAGACTGCCGAAGAAATCAAGATTGCGATCGGTAATGCCTTCCCTACTGAAGAGGAAAGAACGATGGAAGTTCGTGGGCGGGATCTGGTTAAAGGCATCCCTAAAACGATCAAAATCACCAGCCACGAGGTGAGAGAAGCGATTCAGGAGCCGCTCTCCATGATCATTGAAGCGGTGAGGAGCACCTTGGAGAAAACCCCACCTGAACTCGCCGCAGATATTGTAAATTCTGGCATTTACATGGCCGGTGGAGGCTCATTATTAAGGGGGATCGATACCCTGATTCGCGAAGAGACAAATCTACCGGTGACGGTCGCCGAACAACCCAATAAGGCTGTGGTCTATGGAGCCGGCAAGATCCTTGAAGATATGCAAAAATATGAAAAGGTCATCTTTACCTTGAAGCGAGAATAGTTGTCCCGCATTCAATTAGTTTTATTCGCCAGCCTTCTGGTAATCGCATTAACCTTCATACTTCTCAACCCCCAGGCGGACCTTTATCTGAGCAATAAAATTGGTGAAATATTGCTTCTCCCGTTACGGGTATCTTACCGGTATATCCAGTATCTTGAGACCTCACAGAAGAAGATTGACTACCTGGAAACCGAAGTGAGCAAACTTCAGATCGAAAACCAGGCGCTCCGCTATCA
It contains:
- a CDS encoding rod shape-determining protein produces the protein MAFNIGNFFKNLRSHFLSDVAIDLGTCTTLIYVHGRGIVLNEPTVVAVDIKTKKCVAVGEEAKRMLGKTPEDIRAIRPMKDGVIADFEMVELLLRAFIEKIQQKKLFTRPRVIICVPSGITEVEKRAVRDSVEAAGAREVYLVSEPIAAAIGINLPVHLPQGNMIIDIGGGTTEIAVIALSGIVTNNSIRVAGDEMDDAIVQYIKKNYNLIIGEQTAEEIKIAIGNAFPTEEERTMEVRGRDLVKGIPKTIKITSHEVREAIQEPLSMIIEAVRSTLEKTPPELAADIVNSGIYMAGGGSLLRGIDTLIREETNLPVTVAEQPNKAVVYGAGKILEDMQKYEKVIFTLKRE